The genome window ACGCTTTTGGCATGAGCGAAGTGATAGCTTTTGATATAGAGACTTATGGGACAGAGAAAACGGACAGAGAGAAGATAAAAGAAAGGCTCTTAGAGGTTTTTCCCACAAGCCCTAAAAGGATGATAGACTTTTTGGACCTGAGAAAGCCCATATATAAGCAAACCGCCTGCTACGGGCACTTTGGAAAGGAAAACCTCCCCTGGGAAAAGCTAACAAAACTTGAAGAGTTTTTAGAGCTCAAGTAGTCTATCAAGATAAACCGCGCCCCCAACAGCACACAACTCCTTTCCAAGAGTCTTATAAAGACCGTCATACCTGCCACCACCAGCAAGAGGATAGCCAAGGGAAGGGTGGAAAAACTCAAAAACAAGTCCTGTATAGTAGTCCTGAGGACGAAGTTCCGATAGGTCAAAAAGTAGCTTGTAGCCCTTGAGGCTTTCATAAACTTCTAACAGTTCATCACACTCTATGGAGAATTCCGGATATTTCCTTTTGAATTCTTGCAAAACTTCTGGACCACCTTGTGTGGTAAGCAAGTCCTTGAGCTCTGGTATGTGGGAAAGTTCTGAAAAGTTTTTTTCAAGTAAGGGTTTTTTGTATATCTCCCCGTATCTTTTGAGAAGACCCTTGGCTATCCCTACATGTCCTACGCTCACGGTTAGTTCAAAAAGACCACAAGCTCTTAGGTAATCTGCGATTTTTTGAATAACTTCCACTTCCGCTTTTGGAGAGGTCTCTCCGAGAAGCTCAATCCCTACTTGAAAGCTCTCAAACTCCGTATTAGTGGAAAAGGTATTTCCAAAGTAAAAAACCCTAAGAGGAAGCTCCAGGTCCTTTTGGAGGCTCAAGAATCTTGCAAGACTTACGGTCCAGTCTTTTCTTAAACACAAAAGACTTCCGTCCTG of Aquificaceae bacterium contains these proteins:
- a CDS encoding ATP phosphoribosyltransferase regulatory subunit, with the protein product MKFPPQERFFNFEESEKLKRFFLKACEVFTEYRYIMLPSVELYSPKLYGEGAFVVGSLQDGSLLCLRKDWTVSLARFLSLQKDLELPLRVFYFGNTFSTNTEFESFQVGIELLGETSPKAEVEVIQKIADYLRACGLFELTVSVGHVGIAKGLLKRYGEIYKKPLLEKNFSELSHIPELKDLLTTQGGPEVLQEFKRKYPEFSIECDELLEVYESLKGYKLLFDLSELRPQDYYTGLVFEFFHPSLGYPLAGGGRYDGLYKTLGKELCAVGGAVYLDRLLEL